The nucleotide window CACCGCCGCCGGCCTCGTGGGGGATCCCGGCCAGGACTGACCAGCCAGGACTGAGGACGGAAAAAAGGCCCGGCGCGATGATGGGCCGGGCCTTTTCATTCATACCAACGGTCCCGGTCCTTGACCGGCGCCGAGAGGAGGCGCCCGAACACCGCGCGGGCTTATACCCATGCTGATGGGTCAATCTCGGCGGCGTGGGTATCAGACGATCTGCGCGGCGTCGGCGAAGGCGAGGCGCGGCAGGCGGGGCATCACCTTCGAGGGATCGCCGTGGCCGATGGCGGCGATGAAATTGGTCTTCACCGTGCCGCCGGGGAAGAATTCAGCATCCACCTTGGCCGCGTCGAAGCCGGACATGGGACCCACATCCAGCCCCAGCGCCCGCGCCGCGAGGATGAGATAGGCGCCCTGCAGCGACGAATTGCGGAAGGCGTGGGGCTCGATGGCCGCCGGATTGTTCACGAACATGTCGCGGAAGCCCGGATTGTGCGGGAACACTTCGGGAATCTTGTCGTGAAAATCGAGGGCGTAGCCGATGAGGACGATCACCGGCGCCGCCAGCGCCTTCACATTGCCGGGCGACAGGGCCGGGCGCAGGCGCTCCTTGGCCTCGGGGCTGGTGACGAAGACGAAGCGGGCAGGCTGGGTGTTGGCCGAGGTGGGGCCATATTTGACCAGATCATAGAGCGCGCGGATCTCCGCCTCGCTCACCGGCTGGTCGGTCCAGCCGTTCTGCGAGCGGGCTTCGAGGAACAGGCGGTCGATGGCGGCCTGGTCGATCTTGGTGGTCATGCTGAAATGTCCTTGGGGCAGCCGTGGCGCGCCGAGAACCTGATGCCGCGCGTCCCGGGTCGGGGAGTGTCGCCCTGGACGTAGGACGGTGCGGGCGGGGGTACAATGGCCCGGCTTGCAAGTACGTCCTTGCAGTGGTGCACGCGGGCTGGCATCAGCGCTGCTGATCGGTTCTCCACTGCAATTGATGGGTGCTCCGCCGCCGAAGCCTCTATAAGTCGCGGCCTGTCCCGATCGCCCCGTTCCGCGAGCCTGCCATGAATTCGCGTGCGTTCCCTGCGCCTGAAGATCCGTCCGCCACCCCTGAGTCTTCCCACCTGCCGCTGACGCCCGTCGGCGCGGGGGAAGACCCCTATCTGGAGCGGGTGCGCGACCCTATCCGCACCCTGCCCGAGAGCGGCATCGTCGAGGTGATGAATTACGGCCGCGACCGGCCCGGCATGATCCCGCTGTGGGCCGGGGAGGGGGATGTGGCCACACCCCCCTTCATCTGCGAGGCCGCCGCCACCGCGCTGCACGCGGGCGAGACCTTCTACACCTGGCAGCGCGGCCTGCCGGAGCTGCGTGGCGCCATCGCCCGATACATGGCGCGCACCTATGGCATTCCGGAAAATCCGGACCGCTATTTCGTCACCGGCTCGGGCATGCAGGCGATCCATATCGCGCTGGCCATGACGGCGGGGGCGGGGGACGAGGTGATCATTCCCTCGCCGTCCTGGCCCAATGCCGCCGCGGCGGCGCAGAAGGCCGGGGCGCGGCCGGTGTACGTGCCCTTCGCCTATGGCAAGGACGGCTTCAGCCTCGACCATGAGCGGCTGGCGCAGGCCATCACGCCGCGCACCCGCGCCATCTTCCTCAACACCCCGGCCAATCCCACCGGATTCGTGGCCACACACGACGACCTCAGGGCGGTGCTGGCGCTGGCCCGCCGGCACGGCCTGTGGATCATCGCCGACGAGATCTACGGCCGCTTCTATTATGGGGATGAGCCCCGCGCGCCCTCCTTCCACGACGTGATGGACGAGGGCGACCACATCCTGTTCGTGCAGACCTTCTCCAAGAACTGGGCCATGACCGGCTGGCGTGTGGGCTGGATCGAGGCCGACCCGCGGCTGGGGCAGGTGATCGAGAACCTGATCCAGTATTCCACCTCCGGCGTCGCCGCCTTCATGCAGCGCGGCGCGGTGGCGGCGCTCGATCAGGGCGAGGATTTCGTCGCCCAGCAGATCGCCCGCGCCCGCAAGGGCCGCGACCGCGTCGCTGACGCGCTCATCGCCACCGGAAAGGTGGATCTGGTGAAGCCGCCGGGGGCCTTCTACCTGTTCTTCGGCATCGCGGGCCGGAGCGACGTGCGCAGCCTCGGCCTGACCCTGGTGGACGAGGCCAATGTGGGCCTTGCCCCCGGTACCGCGTTCGGTCCCGGAGGGGAGGGCTTCATGCGCCTGTGCTTTGCCCGGGGCGATGCCCAGCTCGCCGAGGCGAGCCGCCGCCTCGTGGCCTGGCTCACGGGAGACGGGCAGACGGGAGCAGGCGCGGCGTGAGGCCTCTTGCCTCCCACCTGCGGTCGGCCGTCGCGGCGGCAATAACTTTGGGGGCGGGCGCGCTTGGTGGCGGCGTGTTCGCCGCCCTCGGCCTGCCCGCGGCCTGGATCTCCGGCGCGCTGGTGGTGTCCATCGCCCTCGCCGTCGCCGGGGTGCGGATCGCGGTGCCCGAATGGATCCGCTTCCTCGCCTTCATCGTGCTCGGCACCTCCATGGGCACGGCGCTGACGCCCGAGACCTTCGCCCGCGCCGCCACCTGGCCCATCAGCATGGCGTGCCTCGGGGCCAGCGTGCTCGCCACCATGGCGGGGGGCGCCCTGTTCCTCAATCGCGTCGCCGGCTGGAGCCGGGAGACCGCGTTCTGGGCCTCCGCCCCCGGCGCCTTCGGCACCGTGGTGGCCATGGCTGCCGACACCAGCGCCGACCTGCGCAAGGTGGCCTTCGCCCAGGCCCTGCGCCTGTTCCTGCTGGTGGCGGCGCTGCCCAATGTGCTGGGCGCCACCGGGCTCACGGCCGGCGGCCTGCCGCCGCCGCCCCATGTCTCGACGGCGCTGGAGGTGGCGATCCTTCTCGGCGTGTGCGTCACCACCGGGCTCGGCGCCGCATGGCTGAAGGTGCCGGGCGGACTCATCCTCGGGGCCCTTGCCGGCAGCGCGGCGCTGCACGCCACCAGCCTCTCCAGCGCCGTGCTGCCGCAGGCCTTCATCGTGCCCGCCTTCGTGGTGCTGGGGGCGAGCGTGGGGGTGCGCTTCCTGGGCACCACGCTCGGCACCATCCGCGCCTATTTCTTCGCCTCGCTGGGGGCCTTCCTGGTGGCGGTGAGCATCTCCACCCTGTTTGCGCTGCTGGCGGCCTGGCTGACGGGGGATGACCTCGGCAAGCTCGTGACCGCCTTCGCCCCCGGCGCGCTGGAGGCCATGACGGCGCTGGGCTTCGCGCTGGGCTACGACCCGGCCTTCATGAGCGCCCACCATTTGTTCCGCTTCGCCGGACTTTCAGTGGCCCTGCCGGTGGCGGCACGGCTGCTGTTCGCGGCGGTGGAGGAGGTGGAGGAGGTAACGCGCCACGCCGGTCCGCCGGAGGGTGAGCACACGAAATAGTGTTCCGCTGCGTCAGTCCGGCGCTTGCCCGTGCGCGCCGTCCGCTCCTAACAGGACTTACCTTTTGCCATCATGGCGGTAAGTAAGGAGAACGGGTTTGCGTATTCTGGATGATCTGGCGCTGCTGGCGGGCCGGCTGCTGATGGCCTCCCTGTTCCTGCCTGCGGGTATCGGCAAGATCGGCAACGTCGCTGGCTTCGCGGCGAGCCTGGCGGCCAAGGGCGTGCCCATGCCGACCCTGATGACCTATCTGACCATCGCGGTGGAAGTGGGCGGCGGGCTGCTGCTGATCCTCGGCTTCATCCCGCGCATCGTGGCGGTGGTGCTGGCCGGCTTCGTGGTGATCGCCACCGCCACCTCGCACATTTTCTGGCTGATCCCGGACCCGGCTGCGGCCGCCGGCCAGCAGATCCATTTCTTCAAGAATGCGGCCATCATCGGCGGCCTGCTGGTTTACTTCGCCGCCGGCCCGGGCCGCTTCGCCCTCGGCCGCAAGGAATGGAACTGAGGGCCAGCGGGGCTTGATCAGGACCTAGAGGGATTTCCGCGCGCCCCGGCTTACGGAAGCTGCTCTAAAAGCCTTGCGCTGAAGCGTTTTCCTCCCGCGAACCGGTGTCCGCTTCGCTCGAAAACGCCCTAGTCCCCACCGTAGCGATGGAGGTCGGAGCCGTGGCGGCGCAGCCAGGCTTCGGCCTCCCGGCGGTTCGGGCACACCTGCTCCACCAGCCGCCAGAAGCGCGGGCCGTGGTTCATCTCCAGCCGGTGGGCGACTTCGTGGGCCGCGAGGTAGTCGAGAACGAAGCGCGGCGCCATCACGAGCCGCCACGAGAACGACAGGTCGCCCTGTGCCGAGCATGAGCCCCAGCGGCTCGCGGTATCGCGCAGGGTGATGCGGCCCACCTCCACCTTCAGCGCGCCTGCATAATGCCTGACCGCTGTGGTCAGCGCCTGTCGTGCTTCCCGCTTGAGGTAGTCCTGCACCCGCCGGGCGAGATGGGGAGCTTCCCCCGCCACATGCAGGGCGGGCTGGCCATCGCCATCCGGCGCCACCCAGACGGTGCCGCGCGCCTGCGGGCAATGGACGATGCGATGGGGTGTGCCGTGGAGCGGGATCAGCGCGCCGGGCTCGAACAGCACCTTCTCCGGCAGGCGCACGAGGCGCACGCGCACCCATTCGCGATGGCGCTGCACGAAATCGCGGGCGAAGGCGAGGGGCACGTGGGGCGGGGCGGTGAGTGTCACGTCCCGCGCGGCGGCCCGGACCCTGAGGGTGAGCCGGCGCGCCTGGGGGTTTCGACGTACCGCCACGCGCAGGGGTCCGTCATCGAGCAACAGCTCAATCCATTCAGCCGCCCGCTGCGCGGGCGGCTTTGGGTCCTGACGGCGAAACAGCATGGCGGCAACCGGGGCGACGTTACCACCGCATCTTCCCCTCAAATGGCTCTCCCTGCCAGTGCTAAGTCGGAGCAAGCCGGGGATAAAAGGCGGTCACATTCTTGTTGAGGGCAAACATGTCCGGGCCGTCCTCAACCGCCTCGGGCGCCGGCCGTGCGCTGGTCACATGGTCGGTGGCGCCGCGGGGCAGTTCCTGGGACAGGATGAAGTCGGCGATGCGCGGGGCGATCTCCGAGCGGAAGCGCGAGCCGTTGAACACGCCGTAATGGCCGACGCCCGGCTGCTCGTAGTGGGCGCGCTTGTCCTCGGGAATGCGCGGGCAGATCTTGTGCGCCGCCTTGGTCTGGCCGATGCCCGAAATGTCGTCCTTCTCGCCCTCCACCGTCATCAGCGCGACGCGGTGGATGGCGTCGGGCTTCACCGGCTGGGAATGGTGCAGGATCTCACCCTTGGGAAGGGCGTGGGTGATGAACACGTTCTCAACCGTTTCAATATAGAACTCGGCCGTCAGGTCCATCACCGCCAGGTATTCGTCGTAGAAGTCACGGTGCTTCTCGGCCGAATCGCCGTCGCCCTGCACCAGATGGTGGAACAGGTCCCAATGAGCCTGCAGGTGGCGGTCCAGATTCATGGACATGAAGCCGTTGAGCTGCAGGAAGCCGGGATAGACCTCCCGCATGGCACCGGCATGGGGCCACGGCACGGTGGTGAGCACGTGGCGCTTGAACCAGTCGATGCCGCGATCCTTGGCCAGGGCGTTCACCGCCGTCGGCGCCTCGCGGGTGTCGATGGGGCCGCCCATGAGAATCATGGACTTGGGCACGAAGGGGTCTTCCTCCGCCTCCATGCGCGCCACCGCCATCATCACCGGCACCGCCGGCTGGCACACCGCCATCACATGGCAGTCGCCGCCCATGCGATGGAAGATGGAGATGAGGTAGTCGACATAATCCGACAGGCTGAAGCGGCCATCGGTGAGGGGCACGAGCTTGGCATCGACCCAGTCTGTGACATAGACATCGTGGGTGGGCAGCATGGCTTCCACCGTGCCGCGCAGCAGGGTGGCGTGGTGGCCGGACACCGGGGCCACGATGAGCAGGCGCGGCTGCGGCCCGCGCGGCGGATATTCGAACGCGCGCTCGAAATGCAGCAGGTTGCAGAACGGACGCTGCCACACTGTGTTGATATGCACCGGCACCTTCTGCCCGCCCACGGTGGTGTGGGTGATGCCCCAGTCCGGCTTGCCATAGCGCCGCGTGGTGCGCTCGAACAGCTCGCAGGCGGCAGCCATGGACTTGCCGAGGGTGGTGTGGGAGACCGGATTGATGGGGTTGTTGAGGACCGCCCGGCTGGCATCCGCCACCGCCCGCGACGGGTTGAGCGCAGCGTAACCCATCTCATACATCCAGTAGAGCGGGGTCGACAGGCCGACGTCACCCTGGCGGGGTAAACGCAGCGCGCTCGCGAACTCACCGATTGCCATCTGCGCTCCTCACGATTAGTGCGCTCCGTTACGGGTGGCGCCTTCCCCAAAACGTGAGCGCACTTGCAGGTTTGGTCAATGCCGACAAAAGACATAGAGTCCGCTTCGCGCAAGCTTATGGTATCTGGGCCACTATTCCCTTACGTCACTTTGGCGGGCGGGCGGGTTCCATGCCGCGCGGACTGCCTTCAAGCCGCTGATCGGAAAGGCGCTCTCCCATGAGCACCGCCTTCGTCACGCCGCCGCACGGCCGCTCCTTCGGGCTGCGCCTCGACACACTGATTCGCCTGCGCTGGCTGGCGGTGTCCGGACAGATCCTGGCCCTTGTGGTGGTGAACCTCGGGCTCGGCTTTCCGCTGCCGCTGACCCCGTGCCTCGCCGTCGTGGGCCTGTCGGCACTGGTGAACGTGCTGCTGCGGGTGAAATATCCGGTGGCCCGCCGGCTCGGGGACGCCGCCGCAGGGCCGCTGCTGGCCTACGACGTGCTCCAGCTCACCGCTTTGCTCTATCTGACGGGCGGACTAAAGAACCCGTTCGTACTGCTGTACCTTGCCCCGGTCATGATCTCCTCCACCGCC belongs to Xanthobacter autotrophicus Py2 and includes:
- a CDS encoding DoxX family protein (PFAM: DoxX family protein~KEGG: rfr:Rfer_2574 DoxX); translated protein: MRILDDLALLAGRLLMASLFLPAGIGKIGNVAGFAASLAAKGVPMPTLMTYLTIAVEVGGGLLLILGFIPRIVAVVLAGFVVIATATSHIFWLIPDPAAAAGQQIHFFKNAAIIGGLLVYFAAGPGRFALGRKEWN
- a CDS encoding putative ammonia monooxygenase (PFAM: putative ammonia monooxygenase~KEGG: rpb:RPB_0495 putative ammonia monooxygenase) — encoded protein: MRPLASHLRSAVAAAITLGAGALGGGVFAALGLPAAWISGALVVSIALAVAGVRIAVPEWIRFLAFIVLGTSMGTALTPETFARAATWPISMACLGASVLATMAGGALFLNRVAGWSRETAFWASAPGAFGTVVAMAADTSADLRKVAFAQALRLFLLVAALPNVLGATGLTAGGLPPPPHVSTALEVAILLGVCVTTGLGAAWLKVPGGLILGALAGSAALHATSLSSAVLPQAFIVPAFVVLGASVGVRFLGTTLGTIRAYFFASLGAFLVAVSISTLFALLAAWLTGDDLGKLVTAFAPGALEAMTALGFALGYDPAFMSAHHLFRFAGLSVALPVAARLLFAAVEEVEEVTRHAGPPEGEHTK
- a CDS encoding aminotransferase class I and II (PFAM: Cys/Met metabolism pyridoxal-phosphate-dependent protein; DegT/DnrJ/EryC1/StrS aminotransferase; aminotransferase class I and II~KEGG: sme:SMc02251 putative aminotransferase protein) produces the protein MNSRAFPAPEDPSATPESSHLPLTPVGAGEDPYLERVRDPIRTLPESGIVEVMNYGRDRPGMIPLWAGEGDVATPPFICEAAATALHAGETFYTWQRGLPELRGAIARYMARTYGIPENPDRYFVTGSGMQAIHIALAMTAGAGDEVIIPSPSWPNAAAAAQKAGARPVYVPFAYGKDGFSLDHERLAQAITPRTRAIFLNTPANPTGFVATHDDLRAVLALARRHGLWIIADEIYGRFYYGDEPRAPSFHDVMDEGDHILFVQTFSKNWAMTGWRVGWIEADPRLGQVIENLIQYSTSGVAAFMQRGAVAALDQGEDFVAQQIARARKGRDRVADALIATGKVDLVKPPGAFYLFFGIAGRSDVRSLGLTLVDEANVGLAPGTAFGPGGEGFMRLCFARGDAQLAEASRRLVAWLTGDGQTGAGAA
- a CDS encoding nitroreductase (PFAM: nitroreductase~KEGG: bur:Bcep18194_B1060 nitroreductase); amino-acid sequence: MTTKIDQAAIDRLFLEARSQNGWTDQPVSEAEIRALYDLVKYGPTSANTQPARFVFVTSPEAKERLRPALSPGNVKALAAPVIVLIGYALDFHDKIPEVFPHNPGFRDMFVNNPAAIEPHAFRNSSLQGAYLILAARALGLDVGPMSGFDAAKVDAEFFPGGTVKTNFIAAIGHGDPSKVMPRLPRLAFADAAQIV
- a CDS encoding polyhydroxyalkanoate depolymerase, intracellular (TIGRFAM: polyhydroxyalkanoate depolymerase, intracellular~PFAM: PHB de-polymerase domain protein~KEGG: rpb:RPB_0063 polyhydroxyalkanoate depolymerase, intracellular), which encodes MAIGEFASALRLPRQGDVGLSTPLYWMYEMGYAALNPSRAVADASRAVLNNPINPVSHTTLGKSMAAACELFERTTRRYGKPDWGITHTTVGGQKVPVHINTVWQRPFCNLLHFERAFEYPPRGPQPRLLIVAPVSGHHATLLRGTVEAMLPTHDVYVTDWVDAKLVPLTDGRFSLSDYVDYLISIFHRMGGDCHVMAVCQPAVPVMMAVARMEAEEDPFVPKSMILMGGPIDTREAPTAVNALAKDRGIDWFKRHVLTTVPWPHAGAMREVYPGFLQLNGFMSMNLDRHLQAHWDLFHHLVQGDGDSAEKHRDFYDEYLAVMDLTAEFYIETVENVFITHALPKGEILHHSQPVKPDAIHRVALMTVEGEKDDISGIGQTKAAHKICPRIPEDKRAHYEQPGVGHYGVFNGSRFRSEIAPRIADFILSQELPRGATDHVTSARPAPEAVEDGPDMFALNKNVTAFYPRLAPT
- a CDS encoding protein of unknown function DUF45 (PFAM: protein of unknown function DUF45~KEGG: nwi:Nwi_0131 protein of unknown function DUF45); protein product: MRGRCGGNVAPVAAMLFRRQDPKPPAQRAAEWIELLLDDGPLRVAVRRNPQARRLTLRVRAAARDVTLTAPPHVPLAFARDFVQRHREWVRVRLVRLPEKVLFEPGALIPLHGTPHRIVHCPQARGTVWVAPDGDGQPALHVAGEAPHLARRVQDYLKREARQALTTAVRHYAGALKVEVGRITLRDTASRWGSCSAQGDLSFSWRLVMAPRFVLDYLAAHEVAHRLEMNHGPRFWRLVEQVCPNRREAEAWLRRHGSDLHRYGGD